Proteins from a genomic interval of Papaver somniferum cultivar HN1 chromosome 4, ASM357369v1, whole genome shotgun sequence:
- the LOC113273786 gene encoding uncharacterized protein LOC113273786 — protein MVGYAIYLKKRKEKMDEWMQQLLKSRFFGVCHDHKDSKKNEINFFCIECHQCLCQHCISSPSSHCLHQQTLQIRRYVYQDVVRISDMQKHIDCSKVQTYVLNNAKVIFLNSRPNVKPPKLSSAYCKVCDRCLADNNQYCSIACKISVRPEKSNDEFHCYSYPVSQFNDIHLDESKRCSSSSGSGESDDLNEDSNGDSGEDSSVTFGSTGSLKPKKQMHKRKGVPHRAPLC, from the exons GTTGGGTATGCAATTTATCTGAAGAAAAGGAAGGAGAAGATGGATGAATGGATGCAGCAACTACTAAAAAGTAGGTTTTTTGGTGTATGTCATGATCATAAAGATTCTAAGAAGAATGAAATAAATTTCTTCTGTATAGAATGTCATCAATGTTTATGTCAACACTGTATTTCATCTCCTTCCTCGCATTGtcttcatcaacaaactcttcaaattCGAAGATATGTCTATCAAGATGTTGTTAGAATCTCTGACATGCAGAAACATATTGATTGCTCCAAAGTTCAG ACGTACGTATTAAACAATGCCAAAGTTATTTTCCTGAATTCTCGACCTAATGTGAAGCCCCCAAAGTTGTCTAGTGCTTATTGTAAAGTTTGCGATAGATGTTTGGCCGATAATAATCAATACTGCTCTATTGCTTGCAAG ATTTCAGTTCGTCCGGAGAAATCAAATGATGAATTCCATTGCTATTCCTACCCAGTTTCTCAATTCAATGATATACATTTGGATGAGAGTAAaagatgcagcagcagcagtggcagcGGCGAGTCTGATGATCTGAATGAGGACTCTAATGGTGATTCGGGTGAGGATTCATCTGTGACGTTTGGCAGTACAGGATCATTGAAGCCAAAGAAACAAATGCACAAGAGAAAAGGTGTCCCTCATAGAGCTCCTCTATGTTAA